In Panicum virgatum strain AP13 chromosome 5K, P.virgatum_v5, whole genome shotgun sequence, the genomic window AATCAGAGCAGCAATTATCATCATCAAGTAAAAATATATGGTCTTGATCTAAAAGGCATGAGCATAGaacattaaaaaaaagaaacttaCACAGCAATGATGTTTTTGTAGGGTTTTTATACAGATCTGCTATGGGAACAAATTAGAAATTCCCAAAAACAAGAAGACATGGCAAAATTAACTGAGGTGAAACTGACAACAAATATCATCTAAAGTGATAGTTCAAATTCAACATATTATGTTTCTTTGCCTCCTAATAAATAAGAAATATTAGGAAGGTAAAAGGTAATCAATAAATAAGATATGTAGCAGATAATATAACCACAAAAGAAAATACGATAGAAACAGTAGAACCTCATGTGTTATAGTCTTCGCAAGCTTCCGCTTCGAAACCTTGAGTTCATTGTACTAACAaacaaaaggaaatgaaaatagAAGatgaatataaataaaaaagaaaatccaATAAAACAGAAAGACTTTGTAAATGACAGTATATAACTTTATAAATGACAGTTCACAACCACATGTAATCTGAGTATGCAACTAATGTAAGAGAACATGTGGCACTGATCTCTTATCTCATTACTTAGTAAGGACAATATTGAACATTGGAAGAATCAAAATACCAACTACATTtccaataataataataataataataataacacaTATTAGGTTTTAGGATACTCTAAAGATATAATTAACCAAGTATCTAGCTTGCAAAATACAAAGTCACCATCGGCTCAACAAGAACTAACCACTTCATAATATATGGGCACACTCCCAAATTGCAATCAGTACACCCATTGATGATGAATAAAAATAATAAGCTCTCTTGATAAAAATAGAAATACTTCAAAATTATTTAGAGGGCTGGGATACAGGAAGAAGAAATAATAGTAACTTACATTCTTAAGAACTTCCTTGTAGGCAGCAATTTTAATACTTTCATCACTACCAGAAGATTGATACTGtgagaaaagaaataaaaaagcaACAACCAATGCAATAGCAGCTAGATCAATAAAAGGTACTATAAAAGGCACAAATAAGTGATAAAAAATTATCTCATGTATCACTCTACTTACATGAAAATTGTTCATGATTTAGACCTGGAAAGTAAGCAAAACTTATAATTGTCTATAGTGTAATTCCAGCAACAAGGAACGTGAAACTAGAAAAAATGAACTAAGACAACAGTAATGGCTTCCACTATAGAGGAAAATGAAGAAAGAAGCTACCAATAAATGGGTGTATAGAGTAGTAAAAACAATGCAACATAAAACTGCAATGAGAAAAAACCAATAAGCTAAATGAATTTAAACTATAGCTACAAACAAGCTTATCAAAATATTTAAACAACATATTTCTGTAACTAAATATGTATGTAACCTATCATCAGAATAAAACGacttcaaaattatataaagcaAGAAATATCCTAAATCTAATCAGTCGAAGTGAAGGGAGAAAAATATGAGTCAAAACAAATCAATCAGAAACAGAGAACTGGatggtgagagagagagagagagttgaagGGAAGGGTCCCCGTCGCGTCGcatgcagcagcaggaggaggccagaGCAATCACGCGGAGGTTCCCAGGTTCAAtctgtgagagagagagagagaagggagagaagagagagagggcaGCAGCGGATGGGGCATCCCAGGCTcaatcagagagagagagagagagagatggaaacGAGGGCAGCGGCCGCACCGCTGCAGCAGAGGATGGGGCAAATCACGCGGAGGGTGGCCAGGCTCCTACGGCGGCGCAAGCGAAccccggtggaggcggcggtggcgtacTCTGCCGCGGGGACGAGATCGACGAAACTGCTTGTACTAAATCAACAAAAATAACAATGGGATTACGGTCAAAATTCAGCGAATATATGAAATCGACCTAATCGAGCACAAACGCAAGCAAATAGAGACGCGGAACAGATCAAACAGAATCAATCGAAGCGGGGATGCAACCCTAGAGTCACCGTACCTGGACCAGGAGGAATGGGGAAAGGGAAAGACGATGAACTGAGGCTGAGAGGAGGCAGGGAGATAAAATATCGGGCGCGGATTCCAAAATACAAACAGTGCAATCGGCCCACGTGTCAGAGATGAGGGCAAAAAAAGTGCCGGAGCGATCGGAGACAACAGATAGCCACATCCGACGGCCACAAATTCGAGTAAGAGATAGCCACGGATCACACGAGTGAGATATAGCTTTCCCCTAACCGAATAAtttgaaaatgttgaatctCAACTTTTTTCTcacctcctccggcggcggtgcAAGGGCTGGCACGGGCACGAGGCGGCGGAGCAACGGCAGAGGCGGCggacagggcggcggcgcgggcctaATGGGGTGGCGGCAGGGCACGGGAAGGAAAGGAGGCATTTGAGGGTTAGAGTTGCGTGTGTAGATCAAATAATTGTAGATGATTGCACGAAATCTCAAACACTCTTAGTGGGGGAGAAAAAAAGATTTCAGAAGATATATAGGATTGGCGAGTCGGCGTTGCGAACTTGCGTCGCCTGTCAGGCGCGGGAAGCTGAAATGAGCTATGGGCTCTGCTCTTACAATAAAACTTCCGGACGAGCTAGCTTGAAAGTTGAATCGCACCATGAACAGTACCTGCAGGgactgaaatttaaaatagcTGCTTCAGCTTTCCAGTGCTTGAGTTTCAGACAAAATTAAAAACCACATAATTGCATGCAGCTTGCCGGTTatcattttatttatttgttcaaAAAAGGTACGCTTAATACCCACGTATGAAAAATGGAAAACTACTAACTTGGTGAATTAAAGAGGATCGCACTCGAAATAAATTGAAGAAGTGATTGCTCTTTCAAGTATTTAATTTTCAGAAGCAAGCAGGAAAGGTACCTGGTTTAATTTATTCCGAATCAAATTGGGGGGCAATGGATGTACTATGTCCTAGAAGCAACGTCGGAGGTGACAGCTCCAACAGGAGCCAAACAGTTGCCGAGATGAGGACACAGTTGACGACGAGCGAGGCCACCTACATATCTTGTTAGGAGCAACTCCCAGCACTAAGCTGCGCCGTGATTTGGACCAGGGACCCAACTAGTGACCTAGGCCTCTATCTTATGAGGTGTGTTTAAGTTGCATTTGATCTATGGAGTACCTTGCAAGCAAGACTCCATTGTCAGTCTCCTCAGCACTTAAGCCACTCAATCCCATTCATTCCCCCGTCTTTTACAACACGTTCCACCCATATGTTGCATACGGAGAGATCATGCCGACGATCGATTGATGGGGTAGATTGGAGATGCTGCCCTGCAATTTGGTTAGTTTAACCACAGTTtctgaagaagttaagaaacgGTGGTAAAATGTTAAATCACGCCGGGCATTTTTTACTACTAATCACGTTTGTTGACCACTCTTTTCTTTTTATGTTCCGaaatttatattttcaaaatgtTGACAGTTAAGCTTTTCAATGCTTGCTGGTTGTTGATGGTAACTTCATTGACAAAATGCTGCTCTCAGAATGACAGTTGTAAGTGAATCATCATGATGCTCCAGAGGATTCATCCTCAAGCAAGTGAGAGCAATGACAGAGACATCAAATTGCCAGATTACTGGCTGCTATAGGATACTGTAGCGTAAGTTAGTTACAGATAAGCTTCCAATTTAACCAACAACCAGCACGATCATGACAGTATCATTGCCCACGTTAAAAATCGACTGAACATTAttaattgtaaaaaaaaacatgtccttttttctgaatttcgtAGTTGAGCGTGATGCACAATAACAGCTGAACAAGGACTGTTAGATGAAGGCAAGCACATCTGTCTGACTGGCAATGAATTTAAAGTTCAGAGTCCGGCCTGGTCTTCATCAACCAAGCAAACTATTACTAAAAGAAATCCAGGTAAGTATCCAGTATCTACTCAGACCAATGATAGTGAAGCATACCTTACCTGCTACTATAATCTAACATAACTTCTTGTAGACTCCCAGAATATATAGGATATTCTTTCAAGTATATCAACCAATCAGGTTGCAGCTTTCCAGGCCTGTGTACAACTGCACAAGCCATGTTGTACCATTACAAGTATACATCACACATGGCACTATGGCAGGGGTCCCAAGTCCTAACAATACATGTTTGTTTGAAGTACTACAAAGGCAAGAAGGCAAGACAGGGAAAAACAAAATAGTGTCCCTCAAGTCCCCCCTGCAGTTGCAGCGATGTGCATGCTGCCTTTTGAGTCTTGGCAATCAAGCAAGGTTGGTCGGGTGTCATCGAGTGGGAAAGTGGGCACTCCCATCCACCACCAATCCGCAAAGAGATCTATAAGACGGGCCTCTCGCGGCCTGCAGAGAGTTCCGAGGAAAAAGGAGATGGCGAGGTGTGGTCCGCCGATGCCTCATGCCTGCAACAACTGTGAAGATTTCAGGGAGCATTAGGGAATTATACTGTTGGGAGGGCTGCGTTGCAACTCTGTTGAAGTGCAAGTTAGACCGTGGAGAAGCTCTACAACACAAGGTATGCACCTATGTCTCACACCCTTACTCCAACTTTTCAGTTCTGATCATAAGATGATCCTTCCTTGCATATGCAAACCATTCTATGTTTTCTGCACATTACAGATTTCTTTCATAAGCATTGACTTCAATCATGAGATTAAACACACAGAACTTGGCCACATCATTCTTTCATACAAAAACTTAACCTTCTGCAAAATCTAATTAAAGTGGAAAATtctacaagaaaatcttgaaaGGAGTTGTCTCATTCATATTCATTATCTATGTGGAGTTATGCTGCTACTTTTAAAGCTGTTTGTAGACTGTAAAGCCACTAGAATTGCTAGCAATGTCAGGTACTGTAAGGATTACCACATATTTGAAATTCAGACTGCAATGATATTATCTGTTTCACAAGCTAGTTATTAGACCGATCACAGATTCAAAAGTATGTTTCCGTAGTGCTATTGTTATAATTCCTGTGTTTCAAGTCATCTCTGGAACTTTAGTTAAAGGTTCACAAGAGAGTGAGCCAGGCATGTAAAATTCTACAGTTAGCGCTTTAGTTTCTACATCTTCAGACAAAAGCCTTTCTGATTCAACACAgccagagtttttttttaaaaaagaaaagaaaagaaagaggacaAAGAGCAACACTTCATCATAACAAAGCATCTTTTTCAGTCTTGCCTGGAAGGGAGAAATTTTGAAGGTTTTTAGCAAGGAGAAATGTTAAGGAGATGGGCAAGAAAGGAAACTGGTTTACTgcactcaagaaggccttcaccTCCAGCCCCAAGGAGAAGCCATCAAATGTAAGTTGCTACTCGAAATTCCTCATTATATTAATGCTTTTAGCGATTGTTTACTAGGTTATACTACTACATGGCAAATTTGTCATCATAAATAGTGTTTGCGTAAATTTCAACTAACAGGGATTAAATGCACAAAAGAGCATTACTGTGGGGGGTAGTGATGTGCTGACAGGTGAGATCGATCAATGGCGTACAGGTGCATCAGCTGGTAGCGCAGTACCCGCCGCCGCACGGGCACGCGAGGGAGAAGAAGCGATGGGGCGGATTCGGGCGGTCGCGGCCCTACGCGGAgccggcgtcgccggcggcgggcgcgctgATCAACATCCCGCTGTACCGCGAGCCGAGCAGCATCGAGAAGATCCTCGGCGACGAGGAGATGGATCAGCAGCGCCAGTACTACGCCGCCACCAGGGCGCAGTACCAGATCACGGCCGCcagacccgccgccgtcgccgttagCGCTGCTTCAGCTGCCGCGCCGCTGCCACAGCCGGTGGCAACGGCGCGtgagcgcgagcgcgagcgccgcAGAGACGACAAGCCGGCCGCCGTGGTGCTCCCGCTGcccccgccgtccccgccgccgctgatcAGGAGGTTCGACCACGACagagagcagcagcagaagctgcAGCAGCTCCAACAGCACAGCAGGGCCGAGACGGAGTGGCGCCATCAGCAGCCGCCgaggcggcaccgcgcggcgaggcagcgcgccgcgccgccggaccgcgcgcgcgccgcggccgtggcGATCCAGTCCGCGTTCCGGGGCTACATGGCAAGTCCATTATTCTACCGCTCAGCTTGCTGctcgtgcgcgccgccgccgccggggtgtgATAATTTGCGTTTCCGCGGTGATGTCGGTGGCTGCAGGCGCGGCGGAACTACCAGTCGCTGCGCGGGCTGATCCGGCTGCAGGGCGTGATGAGGGGCGCCAGCGTGCGGCGGCAGACGGCGCATGCGATGCGGTGCGTGCAGACGCTGGTGCGCGTGCAGGCGCAGGTGCGCGCCAGCCGCGTCGAGGCCATGGAGCGGCGCAACCGGCAGCACCACGGCGCCATGCTCAGGGACGGCGGCAGGTGGCGCGCCGGCTCGCAGGTATGTTAGCGATCGCTAGAGACTCCGCTACTACTCGCACGACCGGCCAGATGACACGAAGCATCGCAGGACGGCGGCATCTGGGACGACAGCCGGCTGACGCCGGAGGAGGCGGACGCGCGGACGAAGCGGAAGGTGGAGGCCGTGATCAAGCGCGAGAGAGCCCTCGCCTACGCCTACTCGCATCAGGTACGGCGGCGAGACACACGTAGCCCACTCTCATCTCATCCCATCCCGGCCATGGAAAAGCTAGCCACGAGCTTGATCGGCCACCTAAAAGCGAGCAAAACAATGGTGCGCCGTCGCTGTTCGGCGAGCGTCCCTCCACTTTGTCATGTCGCGCGCTAGCACTGACCGAGACTGACGCGCTGTTCGTTTGTTGCCCTGTCGTCCCGgtgtcggcggcgggcggcagctgCTGAAGGCGACGCCGATGGCGGCCCACGCGATCCTGGCGGACCTGCAGTCGGGCCGGAGCCCCTGGTGGTGGACGCCCATCGAGCGCCGCCACGAGCCGGAGGCGGCCTACCGCCCCGTCGATCCCGCCAGCAAGCCCCGGCCGGCTctcgccaccgcccaccgcggGATGATGACGCCGACGGcgatgacgacggcggcggcgacgccggcccGGTCGGTGGTCTCGGCCTACTCCAACTCCAAGCCGCGGTCCACGAGGCCCGCGCCCGCCAAGGGGACGGGGAGCGTGAGCATCCGCGACGACGAGAGCCTGACGAGCTGCCCGTCGTTCGGCGGCGTGCCCAACTACATGACGCCGACGCTGTCGGCCTCCGCcaaggcgcgggcgcgggcgcagctCCTGCTCCAGCAGCAGAAGGCGGCCCAGGAGAAGCCCAGGTTCTCGTTCGGGCTGGGCCAGGGCATCGGGAGCTGGGCCAAGAGCCCGTTCTGGAAGGCGCCGTCGTCGCGGGtcggcacgccggcggcgtcggcggccggcgggcgccaCCGGCCGACGCGGTCGATCAGCGGGCTCAGCGTCGACTCCACCGTGTCCATGCCGGCCGGGATCGGCAGGAGGCCCTTCAAGTAGATACGTGTCCAAGTCCAACCGTGGGttgcattcttcttcttcttcctccagcttctCTCGGACTTGGATTTGTAACGTGATTGGTGGTGTGCTTTGGTGTGGGTTTCCAACACGTTTGGTGgtggttcgttgtgctttacGAGCAGGCTGCTCTGGTCGCTGGCTCCTTTGTCTCGAGCCCCTCGTGTGTTTGAGGGGCCAGTGAGCTGTTGTGGCATGTAAAAACTCGGAGACTCCACCGAACAATCGTTCCGTGCGTCAAGTTCGTTCGTGCATTGCTTTGTCAGTGGGCCTCTTTCACCTAGGCTTCGTGCAGAGAAATTCTTACAAAACATTTTCACcactttttttaagaaaaagttGTATTGTTTCTTTTTTGTGAATATGATATCTGGCCTTAAGGGTCTGTTTGGTTTGTGGCCACAACTCGCCATAGGCAGGTGAGGCGTGCCACAGAAAATCTGGTACCTACTTGTTTCATGAGTAAATGCTGCCTGCCACAATAATTCGCGTGCAAACACAGTACAAAACTCGCCACACCTGTGTTTAGATtcgtaaaatagtggtaaaaggataacatcagtcactgtagtatactgtagcatttttcgtttgtttgtgataacTGTTGTCATATCATGACAtaactaggctcaaaatattcatctcgtcgtgtacatcaaaactatataattagttttttatttacctacatttaatgcttcatgcatgaaataaaaaatttgaTATGATAGATAAATAGTGAAATTTAGagagaaattttagaactaaacatAGCCCGTGTGGCGCCGATTTTCCTCGCTACACTCCGTGACGCCGCCGCACATGGCGTGGCGGTTGATGGCCTGGAACCAAACAGGCCTTTAATTCTGCTGAGATGGAAATAAGAAAGTCTACAACGGAGTAACTCATGATTGAGCCTTGTTATGTTAGTTCAACTGTTATGTGGTTTAGGGTGTATTGTCTCTATTGCTTGGAATTGTAACACACGAGCTTATATTTCAGACAACTTAGCAAGCTGTGGGTTGGCGTAAATATACAATTTTCAGGAGGGATCTAACCAGATTGGAACTATAATcatctcatttttttttgttcattgTAAAAATAAAACATAAGCATGACTTTTAGTGAGACAAAATATAGAATGAGCATGTGTGTGGCAAAAGGCAAGAGACGTGTGTGGCAAAAAGGCAAGAGGATAAAAAAACAAGAGAGAGACAATGGTGTGTGTGCGGCAAAAAGATCTTCTGGAGGCGGGGTCTTCGATCCATGGGATATACATTTTGATCCATGGGATATACATGAGTTGAGGGAGGAAAAGGAGAGAAGGCATGCCTTTGTCAAATTCAAGAAGAAATAAATGAAATTTGAACTCAATGATTGAAGTGAGAAAAATAGACAAAGATGAGGGAATGAATGGTAAATGGagaaatatataaaaaagtGGAAAGTGAATAGAAGTGTTCGTGTTAGTTTTGTTAGTTTTGTTTGGGGTGGAGTACTGCAGAGGGACCCACCCCATCGACACGTGGGTTCCTCAGATAGTGGGGCCCATAGGTCAGTGGGAGTAGTGCCTCTGCAGTATTGTAGAGGGGGAACATTATTAATTTTCTTT contains:
- the LOC120710360 gene encoding protein IQ-DOMAIN 14-like; the encoded protein is MGKKGNWFTALKKAFTSSPKEKPSNVHQLVAQYPPPHGHAREKKRWGGFGRSRPYAEPASPAAGALINIPLYREPSSIEKILGDEEMDQQRQYYAATRAQYQITAARPAAVAVSAASAAAPLPQPVATARERERERRRDDKPAAVVLPLPPPSPPPLIRRFDHDREQQQKLQQLQQHSRAETEWRHQQPPRRHRAARQRAAPPDRARAAAVAIQSAFRGYMARRNYQSLRGLIRLQGVMRGASVRRQTAHAMRCVQTLVRVQAQVRASRVEAMERRNRQHHGAMLRDGGRWRAGSQDGGIWDDSRLTPEEADARTKRKVEAVIKRERALAYAYSHQLLKATPMAAHAILADLQSGRSPWWWTPIERRHEPEAAYRPVDPASKPRPALATAHRGMMTPTAMTTAAATPARSVVSAYSNSKPRSTRPAPAKGTGSVSIRDDESLTSCPSFGGVPNYMTPTLSASAKARARAQLLLQQQKAAQEKPRFSFGLGQGIGSWAKSPFWKAPSSRVGTPAASAAGGRHRPTRSISGLSVDSTVSMPAGIGRRPFK
- the LOC120710359 gene encoding uncharacterized protein LOC120710359 yields the protein MWLSVVSDRSGTFFALISDTWADCTVCILESAPDILSPCLLSASVHRLSLSPFLLVQYQSSGSDESIKIAAYKEVLKNYNELKVSKRKLAKTITHEVPESGKAMSSQLQ